GCCCCAAATCATCCTCACCAAGTATCGCCGCCATCATGCCTTCCAGCACGTACGACTGCATCATCTCACAGCAGTGGTGTCGCGCCGCAATCAACACGCGCAGATTCGCCCCACCGTCCAGCCGCCCCACATACAACATCTCAACATCACGTCCTTTGCGCGTCTCGCACAACGTCTCAGCCACCAGATAATCCGAATCCACATACGACGCCAAAAACCGGTCCAGATTGGCCTGCACATACGGCATCCCAAAACTGAACCGCACATCATCCGCGTCATTCGCAAACGCATACACAAACGACTGTCCATCCACCGCATCATTACCCAACCAGCGCCACGTCAACCCACCGTCTTCACTCATCCCAGGACCACGCGTGCCAATCACATTGCTGCCGGTAAAGTGAAACCGCACGGTTCGGCCTGCTGCGCCACGCACCCGAAAATACCAGTAGAACCAGTCGCGATCCGTATCGCGCAGATCCTGCCGAACAAACACATCATCACCGTCAATTCGCTCAGCGATGATATTCCCACCCGGAAAATCACAATCTATCATAATCATTGAACACGCTTCTTTATGATGTCGATTTGCATTTACTCCTCCACTATCCATTGGAGCGGTAATCTATAGATAGACAATGGGCGGCGGAGCCGGATTTGGCGTCCGTTGTCTCGAACACCGCCATCACGTTTCCACCCCATCGCCTCGTAGAAGGCGATCCCGCGTTCATAACCCTTAACAGTCCAAACTATCGCTTCATTATAACCGTCGGCAACGAGATGACGAAACGCGAGCGAGGCCAACGCCTTGCCGATGCCGATGCGCCAATACGAGGGGTCAATGGCGATGGTATCGAGTTCCCCTAATGTGGCGTCAACGGGATCGCGGCTGGGACCGATGCCGACAAAACCGACAACCTTACCCGTATGCTCTGCGACCCACCACCGGTGCGGGGCAGACTTCGCAAGATCGCCGCGCCAACGCTCAACGAGTTCTGATGTGACGATGCGATTGGACTGCTCGATGAGTTCGCCGAATCCTGCATTCCACGAATCGATATATATACGTGTGACGACTTCGGCGTCCACCGCAGCGGCCGATCGGATCGTTGGCCAAGGTTTTCGTGGATGTGCGTATTCCAACTCGCCTATTCCTATACGAACTTGTAGAGGCTACCATCCGTGGTTGGACGGATGTCAGGACACGGCGCGCCGTGATCGGCAAGGTGTCGAACAAACTCCACAATGGTTTTGGGATGAGTCGAGCCGTCCCATCCCCACGTCTTCAATAAGCTCTTCGTCTACTATGCCCTGTGCATCAGTTGCATAAAGGCGGGCTATTTTTTCTCTTGGAACTCGACTTGCCCAAGTTGGCCTGTCGTGTCTTGGTTTCGGGTTGCTCATGTATTCCTTAGAGATTTTTCAGGAGCATGTTTTTTTTATTCATTCCGCAAGGCATCTACAGGATTTGATCGAGCTGCCTTCATTGTCTGGAAACTCACTGTGATCATGGCAATAAGGAAAGCCAAGATACCACTTAACATAAAGAACTCAAATCCAAGATCTATCCGATACGCATAATTCTGAAGCCACTGCCACAGGGCATAGTAGCCAATCGGCCAGGCCAAGAGATTTGCAAGTGCGACCAACTTTGCAAAATCACTGGATAGCAACATAACAATATTGGATACAGACGCTCCCAATACCTTGCGAATGCCGATTTCTTTTGTACGGTATTGCGCACTCAATGTGGCCAACCCAAGTAACCCCAAGCAGGCAATCAAAATACCAAGGGTTGAAAAGAAACCAAAAATATAGCTCAGTTTTCTTTCATTTTTATAGATTCGATCCAAATTCTCATCAAGAAAAGAAAATGTGAATGGACGATTGGGTATATACCTTTCCCAGACTTTTTGTACAAATGCCAGTGTTTGAGATAAATCTTCAGATTTGACCTCTATGTATAGTAGCCTTGCCTCATGAAATTCTGCAACCAATACGAGTCGTCCGATTTTTTCGTCAAGAGGTTTGTAATGAAAATCTTTGACAACACCGACGACTGTGCCGGAGCGTAGTCCATCTGGGTAGAACGTGCCTCCAACCTTCCAAGCAAATCGTTTCCCTATTGGATTTGTCCAACCCAATTGCTCGACCGCTGTTTCATTCAAGATAAACTGCTCGTCTAATTTTTCCCTCAGTCTTTGCGGGTTTGTTGTTTCGGCATATGATCGCGTGAAATTCCGGCCTGATACGCATTTAATGCCATAGAAATCTAGAAAATCTTCATCCACGATTATCACATCCATACTGTACGTGGATTTTCCTTCGGGATGGAATGTCTCTACTGTTGCTCCTTCTCCAACAGGGCCACGGGTGGTTGTTGCTCTGAGAATATTGGGATGCGTCGTGAATGCCTGCTTGATGGCGTTGTATTGGCTCTTGAAAAGCGTGGGATTGATCATCTGGTTGCTATTCGCTGCCTCAAAAATTGGAACTTCAATAATCTGCTCGCGGTCGAATCCCAGATTCTTATTTCGAAGAAATTTCTGTTGACTGTAAACACCCCAAGTGACAACCATCAATAAAATGGCAAGAGCAAATTGTCCTACAACCAAACTCTTGCGAAGCCGAGTAGAGACGTTTGTAGCGGATTTACCTCTCAACATTGAAACAGGGCGAAATGTCGATAAGACAAATGCCGGATAACTCCCTGCCAGAATACCGACGATGAATATAAGACCGAAAAGGCTGAGCAATAACTGGGTTGTGTTGACATTGAGTGTAATAGCGCAATCAAAAAACGAATTGAAAGTTGGCAATGCCAATTCTACCAACACCAAAGCCAAGATAAGCGCCATACAAGCAAAAAATATAGATTCGCCCAAAAATTGTGTGATGAGCTGCAATCGGTTTGCACCGACAACCTTACGAAGCCCGACCTCTCGCCTCCGTCCAATTGCACGAGCAGTTGTTAGGTTTATAAAATTCACACAGGCAATTACTAAAATAAAAATAGCAAGCAAAGAAAACAAATACACATTTTGAATGTCACCATGAGGTTTACTGGTCTCTGGAGTGCCACGATTCTCAATTTTGATGCCATAATCATGATTGGAGTATAGATGGATGCGGTTTAGGGGCTGCAAATGATATTGAATGTTATTTGCAGCTGCTTCGCCCAGGTATTTCGGAATCAGATCTGAAAGTTTGCCTTCAAGTTGATTCGCATCATAACCTTCTTTAAGCAAAATATAGCTTTCTACAGGACGCCCTCCTCTCGGTTTCCAAGCCATCCATTTTTCTTCCCATCGCCCATTTTTAGTCGCCGATAAAATATCGAACCGAATGGCCGTCTGCGCAGGCATATTTTTTAA
This is a stretch of genomic DNA from Gemmatimonadota bacterium. It encodes these proteins:
- a CDS encoding ABC transporter permease, which produces VEVLNQDVYPEISEALRIHRWQRTIIADNKRIYKQAFCLTDENVLQVFDFPLIQGDPEMVLSEPGSVLITQRLAHKLFGTENPIGKTILIEEDDKDYAHHVTGVLKNMPAQTAIRFDILSATKNGRWEEKWMAWKPRGGRPVESYILLKEGYDANQLEGKLSDLIPKYLGEAAANNIQYHLQPLNRIHLYSNHDYGIKIENRGTPETSKPHGDIQNVYLFSLLAIFILVIACVNFINLTTARAIGRRREVGLRKVVGANRLQLITQFLGESIFFACMALILALVLVELALPTFNSFFDCAITLNVNTTQLLLSLFGLIFIVGILAGSYPAFVLSTFRPVSMLRGKSATNVSTRLRKSLVVGQFALAILLMVVTWGVYSQQKFLRNKNLGFDREQIIEVPIFEAANSNQMINPTLFKSQYNAIKQAFTTHPNILRATTTRGPVGEGATVETFHPEGKSTYSMDVIIVDEDFLDFYGIKCVSGRNFTRSYAETTNPQRLREKLDEQFILNETAVEQLGWTNPIGKRFAWKVGGTFYPDGLRSGTVVGVVKDFHYKPLDEKIGRLVLVAEFHEARLLYIEVKSEDLSQTLAFVQKVWERYIPNRPFTFSFLDENLDRIYKNERKLSYIFGFFSTLGILIACLGLLGLATLSAQYRTKEIGIRKVLGASVSNIVMLLSSDFAKLVALANLLAWPIGYYALWQWLQNYAYRIDLGFEFFMLSGILAFLIAMITVSFQTMKAARSNPVDALRNE
- a CDS encoding GNAT family N-acetyltransferase translates to MDAEVVTRIYIDSWNAGFGELIEQSNRIVTSELVERWRGDLAKSAPHRWWVAEHTGKVVGFVGIGPSRDPVDATLGELDTIAIDPSYWRIGIGKALASLAFRHLVADGYNEAIVWTVKGYERGIAFYEAMGWKRDGGVRDNGRQIRLRRPLSIYRLPLQWIVEE